One window from the genome of Faecalibacterium sp. HTF-F encodes:
- a CDS encoding MATE family efflux transporter: MKNDKTDFTQGRILPKLAFFMLPILGALVLQAAYGAVDLLVVGRFGSTSGLSAVSTGSQVLNLVTFVVTQLAMGVTVLIARYLGEKRPQYIGQVIGGAAIVFTLLAAALFVVLVFFARLISSLMQAPAEALDLTASYVRICGSGIFFIVAYNMLSALFRGLGDSRSPLIFVLVACIVNVIGDLVLVAGFHLDAAGAAIATVAAQAVSVICAIAMLLKKELPFKIHRSDFKLNPQCKKFLGIGLPLALQEFLTQLSFLALCAFVNRLGLEASSGYGVACKIVNFAMLIPSSLMQSMASFVSQNVGAGNKKRAEQSMFTGIGIGLVFGCAVFALVWCKGDVLSGLFTADAAVIANSYAYLMGFAPETIATAILFSMVGYFNGNDKTLWVMVQGLVQTLLVRLPMAYIMSIQPNASLTMIGLSAPTSTAVGILLNISFFLWLKRYENQTCA, encoded by the coding sequence TTGAAAAACGATAAGACCGATTTTACCCAAGGCCGCATTTTGCCAAAGCTCGCTTTTTTCATGCTGCCCATTCTGGGTGCGCTGGTGCTGCAGGCCGCTTACGGCGCAGTAGACCTTCTGGTAGTGGGGCGCTTTGGCTCCACTTCAGGCTTGTCTGCGGTTTCTACTGGTAGCCAGGTACTCAATCTCGTCACCTTTGTTGTCACCCAGCTTGCCATGGGCGTCACAGTGCTCATTGCCCGCTATCTGGGCGAAAAACGACCGCAGTACATCGGGCAAGTCATTGGCGGGGCAGCTATTGTGTTCACCCTTCTGGCAGCTGCACTGTTCGTGGTGCTGGTGTTTTTTGCACGGCTTATTTCCAGTCTGATGCAGGCTCCTGCCGAAGCCCTAGACCTGACCGCCAGCTATGTGCGCATTTGCGGCAGCGGCATCTTCTTTATTGTAGCCTATAATATGCTCTCGGCTCTTTTCCGCGGTCTGGGCGACAGCCGCTCTCCGCTGATCTTTGTACTGGTGGCGTGCATTGTGAATGTTATTGGCGATCTGGTGCTGGTGGCTGGTTTTCATCTGGATGCTGCCGGTGCCGCCATTGCTACGGTAGCAGCACAAGCCGTCAGCGTAATCTGTGCAATCGCAATGCTGCTGAAGAAGGAGCTGCCCTTCAAAATCCATCGCTCTGATTTCAAGCTGAACCCCCAGTGCAAAAAATTTCTGGGCATCGGTCTGCCGCTGGCTTTGCAGGAGTTTTTGACCCAGCTTTCCTTTCTGGCGCTCTGCGCTTTCGTCAACCGGTTGGGGCTGGAGGCATCTTCTGGCTACGGTGTGGCGTGCAAGATCGTTAATTTTGCCATGCTGATCCCCAGTTCTCTGATGCAGTCCATGGCATCCTTTGTGTCCCAGAACGTGGGTGCTGGCAATAAAAAACGCGCCGAGCAGTCCATGTTCACCGGCATTGGCATCGGTCTAGTGTTCGGTTGCGCCGTATTTGCACTGGTGTGGTGCAAGGGTGACGTTCTCTCCGGTCTGTTTACGGCAGATGCCGCTGTTATTGCCAACAGCTACGCCTACCTCATGGGCTTTGCGCCCGAGACCATCGCCACTGCCATCCTGTTCAGCATGGTAGGCTACTTCAATGGCAACGACAAAACGCTCTGGGTCATGGTACAGGGGCTGGTGCAGACTCTGCTGGTGCGTCTCCCCATGGCGTATATTATGAGTATCCAGCCCAACGCCAGCCTGACGATGATTGGTCTGTCCGCACCCACCTCCACCGCAGTGGGCATCTTATTAAACATCAGCTTTTTTCTCTGGCTCAAACGGTACGAAAATCAGACGTGTGCATAG
- a CDS encoding MarR family winged helix-turn-helix transcriptional regulator produces MTIELIKQLLDACYLAKRAREMLPALPEGVTSSYIQCLDVIQKLQTRGIQPKISDLSDTLNLPRPGVTRTAKEMEHKGYLRKQVSAEDGRVTYLFLTESGQALSQKYNTDYFSQLLPYLDSISEEDAACTIQTLEKFYAIMRERKDSLEKR; encoded by the coding sequence ATGACCATCGAACTGATCAAGCAGCTGCTGGATGCCTGCTATCTGGCAAAGCGGGCACGGGAGATGCTGCCTGCCCTGCCGGAGGGTGTGACATCCTCTTATATCCAGTGTCTGGATGTTATTCAGAAATTGCAGACCCGTGGCATCCAGCCGAAGATCTCTGATCTCAGCGATACACTGAACCTGCCCCGCCCCGGTGTGACCCGTACCGCAAAAGAGATGGAGCACAAAGGGTATCTGAGAAAACAGGTATCCGCTGAAGATGGCCGCGTGACCTATCTGTTTCTCACCGAGAGCGGGCAAGCGCTTTCCCAGAAGTACAATACGGACTACTTCTCGCAACTGCTCCCGTATTTGGACAGCATTTCCGAGGAGGATGCAGCGTGCACCATCCAAACGCTGGAAAAATTCTATGCTATTATGCGCGAAAGGAAAGATTCTCTTGAAAAACGATAA
- a CDS encoding transposase: MRLNKKKKSTNTSPYPDEVIDRLARAFYPAILACWNSEEGQREFAAWQAEQAHHTTSKEKQSVPDGERPVVHIAVICGFNRKFYKQSNSQRPVCDMQFTVVANESNRELRWQGASYSGTHPVFVLYLIF, from the coding sequence GTGCGTTTGAACAAAAAGAAAAAGTCCACAAACACTTCCCCCTATCCCGATGAAGTCATTGACCGTCTGGCACGGGCATTCTACCCGGCCATCCTTGCCTGCTGGAACAGCGAGGAAGGCCAGAGGGAGTTTGCCGCGTGGCAGGCGGAACAAGCTCATCACACTACCAGCAAAGAGAAACAGAGCGTTCCCGACGGGGAACGCCCTGTTGTACATATCGCTGTTATCTGTGGCTTTAATCGCAAGTTTTACAAGCAGAGCAATTCTCAACGACCTGTTTGCGATATGCAATTCACGGTTGTTGCCAACGAATCAAATCGTGAATTACGCTGGCAGGGTGCGTCCTATTCAGGGACGCACCCTGTTTTTGTTTTGTATTTAATCTTCTAA
- a CDS encoding relaxase/mobilization nuclease domain-containing protein, whose protein sequence is MATLKHIASKNSDYTAIEAYLVYQHDAFTGKQLLDEQSKPKLRDSYLLDTLECGDFSFATACLLANRKYGKNTQHGDIKSHQYIISFDPRDAADNGLTMEKAQALGLKFCEENFPGHPAIVCTHPDGHNHSGNIHVHIVIGSIRTREVERKPYMQKPRDWREGMKHSSTAQTMRYLRVEVMELCEGAGLYQIDLINGSKERVSEAEYWARRRGQMKLDRENAALTAAGQPPKQKKFETVKDTLRKQISDVLNNATSFEDFSDKLMQQYGITVKESRGQLSYLPSGRTKFIRAKHLGDKFEKELVLATLQENAERKRAVQPKPNRIGKLVDIQAKLKQGKGIGYERWAKKHNLKAMAQTLILLEEKGLTDEAALNQRIAELETKYHDSLAVVKDLEGRMKANKELRYHVAAYTSTKGIVQQFNTAKRPAAFEEQHRAELTAYRAAAAYFKANNITKLPSPKKLEAEYAQLASEKAKFYEQYKEAKEELLKLKTVKQNVASFFREEEQTQQER, encoded by the coding sequence ATGGCAACGCTCAAGCATATCGCCTCTAAAAACTCGGACTACACCGCCATCGAAGCGTACCTCGTTTACCAGCACGACGCGTTCACTGGAAAGCAACTCCTGGATGAACAGAGCAAGCCGAAGCTGCGGGATTCATACCTGCTCGACACCCTTGAGTGCGGCGATTTTTCGTTTGCAACGGCCTGTCTGCTGGCAAACCGCAAGTATGGCAAGAACACCCAGCATGGTGATATCAAAAGCCACCAGTATATCATCAGCTTTGACCCACGCGATGCAGCCGACAACGGCTTGACCATGGAAAAGGCACAGGCCCTTGGCCTGAAATTCTGCGAAGAAAACTTTCCCGGTCATCCTGCCATCGTCTGCACTCACCCGGATGGACACAACCATTCGGGAAACATCCATGTCCACATCGTGATCGGCAGCATCCGAACACGAGAAGTGGAACGCAAGCCTTATATGCAGAAGCCCCGTGACTGGCGCGAGGGTATGAAGCATTCCAGCACAGCCCAGACCATGCGATACCTCCGTGTCGAGGTCATGGAGCTGTGCGAGGGTGCAGGACTGTACCAGATCGACCTGATCAACGGCTCGAAAGAGCGCGTGAGCGAAGCCGAGTATTGGGCGCGTAGGCGCGGTCAGATGAAACTTGACCGCGAGAACGCAGCCCTCACCGCAGCCGGACAGCCGCCCAAGCAGAAGAAGTTTGAAACCGTAAAAGATACCCTGCGGAAACAGATTTCGGATGTGCTAAACAATGCAACGAGCTTTGAAGATTTCTCGGACAAGCTCATGCAGCAGTACGGCATCACCGTCAAGGAAAGCCGTGGGCAGCTCAGCTACTTGCCTTCTGGCAGAACCAAGTTTATCCGGGCGAAACATCTCGGTGACAAGTTTGAGAAAGAACTCGTGCTTGCCACCTTACAAGAAAATGCTGAGCGCAAACGCGCTGTCCAACCCAAGCCTAACCGCATTGGGAAACTGGTCGATATTCAGGCGAAGTTGAAGCAGGGCAAGGGTATCGGCTACGAGCGTTGGGCGAAGAAGCACAACCTCAAAGCCATGGCACAGACCTTGATCCTCTTAGAAGAAAAGGGCTTGACCGATGAGGCGGCCTTGAACCAGCGCATCGCCGAACTGGAAACCAAGTATCACGATTCACTGGCGGTGGTGAAAGACCTCGAAGGTCGCATGAAGGCCAACAAAGAGCTGCGCTATCATGTCGCAGCCTATACCAGCACCAAGGGTATCGTACAGCAGTTCAATACTGCCAAGCGACCCGCAGCCTTTGAGGAACAGCATCGTGCAGAGCTGACAGCATACCGGGCGGCAGCAGCCTATTTCAAGGCAAACAACATCACAAAACTGCCCAGCCCGAAAAAGCTGGAAGCCGAGTATGCGCAGCTGGCATCCGAAAAGGCGAAGTTCTACGAGCAGTACAAGGAAGCCAAGGAAGAACTGCTCAAACTGAAAACCGTAAAACAGAATGTTGCGTCCTTTTTCCGGGAGGAAGAACAGACGCAGCAGGAGAGATAA
- a CDS encoding plasmid mobilization protein: MTKTNVQLTPSNSQRHDTPNNKTRVIKFRVTAEEKASLELTCKLLNLSLSTFIRRAIHNVKIEKTVIVAGGGEETLTAVSTLLAQCSKVGGNLNQLARHFNSGGADIEQIRAKLLDELADLTAFRLNAEKVLGELYGNAQAYRL, encoded by the coding sequence ATGACCAAAACGAATGTTCAACTGACCCCTAGCAATTCCCAGCGCCACGACACGCCGAACAACAAAACGCGCGTCATCAAGTTCCGTGTGACAGCGGAGGAAAAAGCGTCACTGGAACTCACTTGCAAACTCCTGAATCTCTCCCTCTCCACTTTTATCCGCCGTGCCATCCACAACGTCAAGATCGAGAAAACAGTCATCGTTGCAGGCGGCGGCGAAGAAACCCTGACCGCTGTTTCCACCTTGCTTGCCCAGTGCAGCAAGGTGGGCGGCAACCTCAATCAGCTTGCAAGGCACTTCAATTCCGGCGGTGCAGACATCGAGCAGATCCGGGCGAAACTCCTTGACGAACTTGCAGACCTGACCGCATTTCGGCTCAACGCCGAGAAAGTTCTGGGTGAACTGTATGGCAACGCTCAAGCATATCGCCTCTAA
- a CDS encoding tripartite tricarboxylate transporter TctB family protein, with translation MKNLIERAEAKLDEWGAKLEQKNIEYPVDLICGILFLVIGIVLLLIMPQQVQISEKDVVNGRAFPTMLIWLMLAMSALLVGREAYNMVMHRPTKTKTLNLLVETKALVIVLILVVTYLLAEVTDLFVVGAVFCALAFLVFFRCKKPLYYAITVSMAVLIWVVFHFVLNVSF, from the coding sequence GTGAAAAATCTGATAGAACGTGCCGAAGCAAAACTGGATGAATGGGGCGCAAAGCTCGAACAGAAGAACATCGAGTACCCGGTAGACCTGATTTGCGGCATTCTGTTTCTGGTCATTGGCATCGTGCTGCTGCTCATCATGCCGCAGCAGGTGCAGATCTCGGAAAAAGACGTTGTGAATGGCCGCGCTTTCCCGACGATGCTGATTTGGCTCATGCTGGCCATGAGCGCCCTTCTGGTGGGCCGCGAGGCATACAACATGGTGATGCACCGCCCGACCAAAACTAAAACGCTGAATCTTTTGGTGGAAACAAAAGCACTCGTCATCGTCCTCATTCTGGTGGTCACTTATCTGCTGGCAGAGGTCACGGATCTGTTTGTTGTGGGCGCTGTATTCTGCGCACTGGCATTTCTGGTCTTTTTCCGCTGCAAGAAACCCCTTTACTATGCCATCACAGTTTCAATGGCTGTGTTGATTTGGGTCGTATTCCACTTTGTGCTGAATGTTAGTTTCTGA
- a CDS encoding tripartite tricarboxylate transporter permease yields MGLFDFIGPASGLLFTLENIIWINLGVFIGCVFAAIPGLSVILCIILFLPVTYTMRAIPGMMFLLGIYCAGGYGGSVSAILINTPGTPHAAATMLDGYPLSKMGRTKAALKIALYASTFGGIFSALVLLFLGPQVAKISAQLGTAEYFMVCLFGMTIIAGVSGKSLVKGIIAACLGLLISCVGADPMTSYDRFTFGIPRLYLGLDLAVTLIGLFALVEIIGKAELKRNELNLHAGKIGNDDGKITKDEYKRMFRPVLMGSIIGSCVGIVPGTGASEASWFSYNTAKNLSKHPEEFGHGSVEGVAAAESANNAVCGATLIPLLTLGIPGDGCVAIMLSALMINGLNPGLSLFTTDGAIMYAIMLGLILVNIFMFLQGKYLTSLFAKVVSIPQQILTPIIVIFCFAGAYSVNSSYFDLSVALVFGVMAWFMRKLELPAVPVLLGMVLGNMTETNFRRALLISDGSPRIFVSSVYCWIFIALIVVVILGILRGKMKEAKNTKAEQ; encoded by the coding sequence ATGGGTTTGTTTGACTTTATCGGCCCGGCCTCCGGGCTGCTTTTCACCCTCGAAAATATCATCTGGATAAACCTCGGCGTCTTTATTGGCTGCGTGTTCGCGGCCATCCCGGGATTAAGTGTTATCCTCTGCATCATCCTATTCCTGCCTGTCACTTATACCATGCGTGCGATTCCCGGCATGATGTTCCTGTTGGGCATTTACTGCGCAGGTGGCTATGGTGGCTCGGTATCGGCTATCCTTATCAACACGCCGGGTACGCCCCACGCGGCGGCTACTATGCTGGACGGCTATCCGCTGTCCAAAATGGGCCGCACTAAGGCGGCGTTGAAAATTGCACTTTATGCATCTACCTTTGGCGGTATCTTCTCTGCGTTGGTGCTGCTCTTCCTCGGCCCTCAGGTCGCAAAAATTTCGGCACAGCTCGGCACGGCGGAGTACTTTATGGTCTGCCTGTTCGGCATGACGATTATTGCAGGCGTTTCTGGTAAGAGCCTTGTCAAGGGCATCATCGCCGCCTGCCTTGGTTTGCTTATTTCCTGTGTGGGCGCAGACCCCATGACCAGCTATGACCGCTTTACATTTGGTATTCCCCGTCTGTATCTGGGTCTTGACCTTGCCGTTACCCTCATCGGTTTGTTCGCACTGGTGGAAATCATTGGCAAGGCAGAGCTGAAGCGGAATGAGTTGAACCTTCACGCCGGAAAAATCGGCAATGATGACGGCAAAATCACAAAAGATGAATACAAGCGGATGTTCCGACCAGTGCTGATGGGTTCTATCATCGGTTCCTGTGTTGGTATCGTACCTGGCACGGGTGCGTCGGAGGCCTCGTGGTTCTCCTACAACACTGCGAAGAACCTGTCCAAGCATCCCGAGGAATTCGGCCACGGTTCTGTGGAGGGCGTTGCGGCTGCTGAGTCTGCCAACAATGCCGTCTGTGGCGCGACCCTGATTCCCTTGCTGACGCTGGGCATCCCCGGCGACGGCTGCGTGGCCATCATGTTGTCGGCCCTGATGATAAATGGCCTGAACCCCGGTCTCTCGCTGTTCACCACCGACGGCGCTATCATGTATGCCATCATGCTGGGCCTTATCCTCGTGAACATCTTCATGTTCCTGCAGGGCAAATACCTGACTAGCCTGTTTGCAAAGGTCGTCTCCATCCCTCAGCAGATCTTGACCCCCATCATCGTGATTTTCTGTTTCGCCGGTGCTTACTCGGTGAACAGCAGCTATTTTGATTTGAGCGTTGCGCTGGTGTTCGGCGTGATGGCGTGGTTCATGCGCAAGCTGGAGCTGCCCGCTGTCCCTGTGCTGTTGGGTATGGTGCTGGGCAACATGACGGAAACCAACTTCCGCCGTGCTTTGCTCATCTCGGATGGAAGCCCCAGAATTTTCGTCAGTAGTGTGTACTGCTGGATCTTCATTGCGCTGATCGTGGTGGTCATTCTCGGCATTCTGCGCGGCAAGATGAAGGAAGCAAAGAACACCAAAGCAGAACAGTAA
- a CDS encoding sulfatase-like hydrolase/transferase translates to MAYNIIFYFSDQQRWDTCGCFGQPLNITPNLDKLAAEGVKFDNAFSPQPVCGPCRALFQTGKYPTETGCFRNNLMLPSNIKTLGEYMEKDAGYETAYIGKWHLASDGELEKKPTVDHTITAVPLELRGGYTGYWRAADVLEFTSHGYDGYVFDENNNRIDFKGYRADCINQFALDYLDQYAGEKPFFMTVSQIEPHHQNDHNHYEGPNGSKQRFADFVLPEDLKALGGNAAEEYPDYLGQCASLDENLGKLVSKLKEKGLYDNTVILYASDHGSHFKTRNRDAHLNGYDDYKRSCHDGCLHVPLVICGGPFKGGKEITDLVSTESIPKTLLALAGVDVGDKMIGENLLDVVEKKNHNRVNEVYAQISESRCGRCIRTADYMYSVYAPGVNGGEAAASDVYADDFLYDMQKDPWQLNNVVADPAYAAVKAELRERLLNWIQHAEGSRPTITD, encoded by the coding sequence ATGGCATATAATATCATTTTCTATTTCAGTGACCAGCAGCGCTGGGACACCTGCGGCTGCTTCGGCCAGCCACTGAATATCACGCCTAATCTGGACAAGCTGGCGGCAGAGGGTGTGAAGTTTGACAATGCCTTTTCGCCTCAGCCGGTGTGCGGCCCCTGCCGTGCTCTGTTCCAGACCGGCAAATATCCCACCGAGACCGGTTGCTTCCGCAATAATCTGATGCTGCCCTCCAACATCAAGACGCTGGGCGAGTACATGGAAAAGGATGCCGGCTACGAGACGGCCTACATTGGCAAGTGGCATCTGGCTTCGGACGGTGAGCTGGAGAAAAAGCCCACCGTTGACCACACCATCACCGCTGTTCCGCTGGAGCTGCGCGGTGGCTATACCGGTTACTGGCGTGCTGCGGATGTGCTGGAGTTCACCTCCCACGGCTACGATGGCTATGTGTTTGATGAGAACAACAACCGCATCGATTTCAAGGGCTACCGTGCCGACTGCATTAACCAGTTTGCGCTGGACTATCTTGACCAGTATGCCGGCGAAAAGCCCTTCTTCATGACCGTGTCGCAGATCGAGCCGCACCATCAGAACGACCATAATCACTACGAAGGCCCCAACGGTTCCAAGCAGCGATTCGCAGATTTTGTTCTGCCGGAAGATCTGAAGGCTCTGGGTGGAAACGCAGCGGAAGAGTACCCGGATTATCTGGGCCAGTGTGCCAGCCTTGATGAAAACCTTGGTAAGCTGGTGTCAAAGCTGAAAGAAAAAGGCCTGTATGATAATACAGTTATCCTCTATGCTTCCGACCATGGCTCTCACTTCAAGACCCGCAACCGTGATGCGCACCTGAACGGCTATGATGATTACAAGCGCTCCTGCCATGACGGTTGCCTGCATGTGCCGCTGGTCATCTGTGGCGGCCCGTTCAAGGGTGGCAAGGAGATCACCGACCTGGTCAGCACCGAAAGCATTCCCAAAACTCTGCTGGCTCTGGCAGGCGTGGATGTCGGTGATAAGATGATCGGTGAAAATCTGCTTGACGTTGTGGAAAAGAAAAACCATAATAGAGTCAATGAGGTCTATGCACAGATTTCGGAAAGCCGTTGCGGACGCTGCATCCGTACTGCAGATTATATGTATTCTGTCTATGCACCCGGCGTCAACGGCGGCGAGGCTGCGGCATCCGATGTTTATGCAGACGACTTCCTTTACGATATGCAGAAAGACCCGTGGCAGCTGAACAATGTGGTCGCGGATCCTGCATATGCTGCGGTCAAGGCGGAACTTCGTGAACGTCTGCTGAACTGGATTCAGCACGCGGAAGGTAGCCGCCCCACTATCACCGACTGA
- a CDS encoding GntR family transcriptional regulator, with amino-acid sequence MLSAVEKKSDQVYRWLLAYIDENKFSGNQRLPSENALCRKLGVSRETIRVAIDQLVAEGLVYKLKGSGTYFHREKVMTRDLNTDDALYKIGLVLQGQDTSANSGLIEGVRSVLTQEQVDLHVFLTDNKFCNERRCLETVVHQNFHGFIVDGVKSSILSPNLDCYKELYRRKIPVIFYNNFYRNLRCPRVTINDIECAHQLIGRLMDAGHSHIAGIFVYDNYQSVEKFQGMAEAMRNRGLELNDDYIKWCISDEAHNESYVRSIERFLKSIPKCTAIVCCNYTIYRLVMKTLQKMGKTVPEDYSLVCFDYSEETYRQEDVTCSVEQGFEMGRQLALRLMEMISTGECDDRNYTYVMKPILYDGHSIRKIKKVK; translated from the coding sequence ATGCTCTCGGCTGTTGAGAAAAAATCCGATCAGGTTTATCGCTGGCTTCTGGCTTATATTGACGAAAACAAATTTTCCGGGAACCAGCGTTTGCCTTCGGAAAATGCGCTCTGCCGGAAGCTGGGTGTCAGCCGAGAAACGATACGAGTGGCCATCGACCAGTTGGTAGCAGAAGGACTCGTGTACAAGCTCAAGGGAAGTGGGACTTATTTCCACCGAGAAAAAGTAATGACGCGGGATTTGAACACAGATGATGCCCTTTATAAAATCGGCCTTGTCCTGCAGGGACAGGATACAAGTGCCAATTCGGGATTAATCGAAGGGGTTCGCAGTGTTCTGACGCAGGAGCAGGTTGACCTCCATGTATTTCTGACCGATAACAAATTCTGCAACGAACGCCGCTGTCTGGAGACTGTGGTACATCAGAATTTTCACGGTTTCATCGTGGATGGTGTCAAATCGAGCATCCTCAGCCCAAATCTTGACTGCTACAAGGAGCTTTACCGACGTAAGATCCCGGTGATATTCTACAACAACTTCTATCGGAACTTGCGCTGCCCCCGCGTAACGATCAATGACATCGAATGTGCCCATCAGCTGATAGGACGCCTGATGGATGCCGGACACAGCCACATTGCAGGCATCTTCGTGTACGACAACTACCAGAGCGTAGAAAAGTTTCAAGGCATGGCGGAAGCGATGCGAAATCGTGGTTTGGAACTGAACGATGATTACATCAAGTGGTGTATTTCGGATGAAGCCCACAACGAAAGCTATGTCCGTTCCATTGAAAGATTTCTGAAGAGCATCCCTAAATGCACCGCTATCGTCTGCTGCAACTACACCATCTATCGGCTGGTCATGAAAACCCTGCAGAAAATGGGGAAGACTGTACCCGAAGATTATTCGCTGGTCTGTTTTGATTATTCCGAAGAAACTTATCGGCAGGAGGATGTTACCTGCTCCGTGGAGCAAGGCTTCGAGATGGGACGTCAGCTTGCGCTGCGGCTTATGGAGATGATTTCCACCGGCGAATGCGATGACCGGAACTACACTTATGTCATGAAGCCCATCCTCTACGATGGCCATTCCATCCGGAAGATCAAAAAGGTAAAATAA
- a CDS encoding anaerobic sulfatase maturase, with amino-acid sequence MKHNTFLVKPASSLCNLRCRYCFYDDVSNSRACKNMGLLSHEMAGELVEKAFAATEEGGSVHFLFQGGEPTLAGLDFFRFFLETERSMQRNISVFHSIQTNGICLDEEWASFFKANSFLVGLSLDGTQENHDLYRLDAAGQGTWDKVTHALALLDAYRVETNLLCVVTGQLTRKPQRAFKSLCELGQHNLQFIPCLDPLDTIGGQAYSLTPELYGRFLCGVFDTWYQQLQRGNYISVRNFEDYLRILLGMPPTSCASSGSCGHYLTVEGDGSLYPCDFYVLDEWKLGNLSHCTVEDALDSPTSQTFLAQGRKRPAECAACAYQLLCRGGCKRDWDASGSNRFCAAYKQFFAYVLPRLHTAAHFLAQQNR; translated from the coding sequence ATGAAACATAATACATTTCTCGTCAAGCCAGCGTCCAGCCTGTGCAATCTGCGTTGCCGGTACTGCTTTTATGACGATGTTTCCAACAGCCGAGCCTGCAAAAATATGGGACTGCTTTCCCATGAAATGGCAGGAGAACTGGTTGAAAAGGCTTTTGCAGCCACAGAGGAAGGCGGCAGCGTCCATTTTCTGTTTCAGGGCGGCGAACCGACTCTTGCCGGGTTGGATTTCTTCCGGTTCTTTCTGGAAACGGAGCGTTCCATGCAGCGCAATATCTCTGTGTTCCACAGCATCCAAACCAATGGCATTTGTCTGGATGAAGAGTGGGCTTCCTTTTTCAAAGCCAACTCTTTCCTCGTAGGCCTCTCTCTGGACGGCACACAGGAGAACCATGATCTCTATCGGCTGGACGCAGCTGGGCAGGGCACATGGGATAAAGTAACTCATGCGCTTGCGCTGCTGGATGCCTACAGGGTCGAAACGAATCTGCTCTGTGTTGTGACCGGACAGCTGACCAGAAAGCCGCAGCGAGCCTTCAAAAGCCTCTGCGAGTTGGGACAGCACAATCTGCAATTCATCCCATGTCTTGACCCACTTGATACGATTGGAGGGCAGGCATATTCTCTAACGCCGGAACTTTATGGTCGTTTTCTGTGCGGCGTCTTTGATACTTGGTATCAGCAGCTGCAACGAGGCAATTATATCAGCGTTCGCAATTTTGAGGACTATCTGCGTATCCTGCTGGGAATGCCGCCTACCTCCTGCGCTTCCTCCGGTTCCTGTGGACATTATCTTACCGTAGAAGGTGACGGAAGCCTTTATCCCTGTGACTTTTATGTTCTGGATGAGTGGAAGCTGGGAAATCTGAGCCACTGTACCGTTGAAGATGCGCTTGATTCTCCCACAAGCCAGACATTTCTGGCACAGGGCCGAAAACGCCCGGCGGAATGCGCAGCATGTGCTTATCAGCTGCTCTGCCGGGGCGGATGCAAGCGAGATTGGGATGCCTCTGGAAGCAACCGCTTTTGCGCAGCGTATAAGCAGTTCTTTGCCTATGTGCTTCCGCGCCTGCATACTGCTGCACATTTTCTGGCACAACAAAACCGATAA
- a CDS encoding chromate transporter: MDENKTYGTRSARLWKLFLSTLYISSFTFGGGFVIVTFMKKKFVDELHWIDEQEMLDMTALAQSSPGAIAVNAAILVGWQVEGLIGMIVAVLGTIIPPMVILSIISVFYNAFATNRYIALLLKGMQAGVAAVILDVVFDLGGKVLKIRSWVYIALMVAAFVANTVFDVNVVVVILAAAVFGVVLALVQWKKGGAK, from the coding sequence ATGGATGAAAATAAAACATACGGTACACGGTCAGCACGGCTTTGGAAGCTGTTTTTGAGTACGCTGTACATTAGCAGCTTTACCTTCGGCGGCGGCTTTGTCATCGTGACCTTTATGAAGAAAAAATTTGTAGATGAGCTACACTGGATCGATGAACAGGAAATGCTGGATATGACAGCGTTGGCGCAGTCCTCTCCGGGCGCAATCGCGGTCAATGCTGCAATTCTGGTAGGTTGGCAGGTAGAAGGCTTGATTGGAATGATCGTGGCAGTGTTGGGCACCATCATCCCACCTATGGTCATTCTTTCAATCATTTCTGTGTTCTACAATGCTTTTGCCACCAATCGCTATATCGCGTTGTTACTCAAGGGAATGCAGGCTGGTGTGGCGGCGGTCATTCTGGATGTTGTATTTGACCTCGGCGGCAAGGTGCTGAAGATCCGCTCATGGGTGTATATTGCCCTGATGGTCGCAGCGTTTGTCGCAAATACGGTGTTTGATGTCAATGTGGTGGTGGTCATCCTTGCCGCTGCAGTATTCGGCGTGGTGCTGGCTCTGGTCCAGTGGAAAAAAGGTGGTGCAAAATGA